A DNA window from Loxodonta africana isolate mLoxAfr1 chromosome 7, mLoxAfr1.hap2, whole genome shotgun sequence contains the following coding sequences:
- the FAM181B gene encoding protein FAM181B: MAVQAALLSPHPFVPFGFAGAPDGLGGAFGALDKGCCFEDDETGAPAGAQLAGAEGGDVREATRDLLSFIDSASSNIKLALDKPGKSKRKVNHRKYLQKQIKRCSGLMGAAPPGPPSPGAADTPAKRPPAAPSAPTVAAPAHGKAAPRREASQAAAAASLQSRSLAALFDSLRQVPVGDEPAGGAVTAPAAGICGTGAGGTGGDAAGPTGGAVAPGARKVPLRARNLPPSFFTEPSRAGGGGCGPSGPGVSLGDLEKGAEAVEFFELLGPDYGAGTEAGVLLAAEPLDVFPAGVAALRGPSELEPGLFEPPPAMVGNLLYPEPWSAPGPPTKKTPLAAARGGLTLNEPLRPLYPAAADSPGGEDVPGHLASFAPFFPDCALPPPPPPQVSYDYSAGYSRTAYSSLWRPDGVWEEVPGEEGAHRD; encoded by the coding sequence ATGGCCGTGCAGGCGGCGCTCCTCAGCCCGCACCCATTCGTCCCCTTCGGCTTCGCGGGTGCCCCGGACGGGCTGGGGGGCGCCTTCGGAGCCCTGGACAAGGGCTGCTGCTTCGAGGACGATGAGACCGGGGCGCCGGCGGGCGCGCAGCTGGCGGGAGCCGAGGGCGGGGACGTGCGCGAGGCCACTCGCGACCTGCTCAGCTTCATCGACTCGGCGTCCAGCAACATCAAATTGGCACTTGACAAGCCCGGCAAGTCCAAGCGGAAGGTGAACCACCGCAAGTACCTGCAGAAGCAGATCAAGCGCTGCAGCGGCCTCATGGGCGCCGCGCCCCCGGGCCCACCTTCCCCCGGCGCCGCAGACACTCCCGCCAagcgcccgcccgccgcccccaGCGCCCCGACCGTGGCCGCCCCGGCCCATGGCAAGGCTGCCCCCCGGCGGGAGGCGTCACAGGCCGCGGCGGCTGCGAGCCTGCAGAGCCGGAGCCTGGCCGCGCTCTTCGACTCGCTACGCCAGGTACCCGTGGGCGACGAGCCGGCTGGGGGCGCGGTGACCGCTCCCGCCGCTGGGATCTGCGGAACGGGCGCTGGGGGCACGGGAGGCGACGCGGCCGGCCCCACAGGGGGCGCGGTGGCCCCAGGCGCCAGGAAGGTCCCGCTGCGGGCTCGCAACCTGCCCCCGTCCTTCTTCACCGAGCCATCCCGGGCTGGCGGCGGTGGGTGCGGCCCGTCGGGGCCCGGCGTGAGCCTGGGCGACTTGGAGAAGGGCGCCGAGGCCGTGGAGTTCTTCGAGCTGCTGGGTCCCGACTACGGCGCTGGCACGGAAGCGGGCGTCTTGCTCGCTGCTGAGCCTCTCGATGTGTTCCCCGCTGGAGTCGCTGCCCTGCGGGGACCCTCGGAGCTGGAACCTGGCCTGTTTGAGCCGCCGCCGGCGATGGTGGGGAACCTGCTGTACCCTGAGCCCTGGAGCGCCCCCGGTCCTCCGACCAAGAAGACGCCCTTGGCTGCCGCCCGCGGCGGCTTGACCTTGAACGAGCCCTTGCGCCCCCTGTACCCCGCCGCCGCGGACTCCCCCGGAGGGGAGGATGTGCCTGGCCATTTAGCCTCTTTTGCCCCCTTCTTCCCAGACTGCGCCCTACCCCCGCCGCCGCCCCCCCAGGTGTCCTACGATTACAGCGCGGGGTACAGCCGCACGGCTTACTCGAGCCTTTGGAGACCGGACGGGGTTTGGGAAGAGGTGCCAGGGGAGGAGGGAGCGCACCGGGACTGA